In Balaenoptera ricei isolate mBalRic1 chromosome 7, mBalRic1.hap2, whole genome shotgun sequence, a single window of DNA contains:
- the ATG9A gene encoding autophagy-related protein 9A, with amino-acid sequence MAQFDTEYQRLEASYSDSPPGEEDLLVHVPEGSKSPWHHIENLDLFFSRVYNLHQKNGFTCMLIGEIFELMQFLFVVAFTTFLVSCVDYDILFANKMVNHSLHPTEPVKVTLPDAFLPAQVCSARIQENGSLITILVIAGVFWVHRLIKFIYNICCYWEIHSFYLHALRIPMSALPYCTWQEVQARIVQTQKEHQICIHKRELTELDIYHRILRFQNYMVALVNKSLLPLRFRLPGLGEVVFFTRGLKYNFELILFWGPGSLFLNEWSLKAEYKRGGQRLELAQRLSNRILWIGIANFLLCPLILIWQILYAFFSYAEVLKREPGALGARCWSLYGRCYLRHFNELEHELQSRLNRGYKPASKYMNCFLSPLLTLLAKNCAFFAGSILAVLIALTIYDEDVLAVEHVLTTVTLLGVTVTVCRSFIPDQHMVFCPEQLLRVILAHIHYMPDHWQGNAHRSQTRDEFAQLFQYKAVFILEELLSPIVTPLILIFCLRPRALEIIDFFRNFTVEVVGVGDTCSFAQMDVRQHGHPQWLSGGQTEASVYQQAEDGKTELSLMHFAITNPGWQPPRESTAFLGFLKEQVQRDGAAAGLAQGGLLPENALFTSIQSLQSESEPLSLIANVVAGSSCRGPPLPRDLQGSRHRAEVASALRSFSPLQPGQAPTGRAPSTMTGSGVDARTASSGSSVWEGQLQSLVLSEYASTEMSLHALYMHQLHKQQAQAEPERHVWHRRESDESGESAPEEGGEGARGPQPIPCSASYPCAAPRPGAPETTALQGGFQRRYGGITDPGTVPRAPSHFSRLPLGGWAEDGQSASRHPEPVPEEGSEDELPPQVHKV; translated from the exons ATGGCGCAGTTTGACACTGAATACCAGCGCCTAGAGGCCTCCTACAGCGATTCACCCCCCGGGGAGGAGGACCTGTTGGTGCATGTCCCTGAGGGGAGCAAGT CACCTTGGCACCACATCGAAAACCTTGACCTCTTCTTCTCTCGA GTTTATAATCTACACCAGAAGAATGGCTTCACTTGTATGCTCATCGGGGAGATCTTTGAGCTCAT GCAGTTCCTCTTTGTGGTTGCCTTCACCACCTTCCTGGTCAGCTGTGTGGACTACGACATCCTATTTGCCAACAAGATGGTGAACCACAGTCTTCACCCTACCGAGCCTGTCAAGGTTACTCTGCCAGATGCCTTTCTGCCTGCCCAAGTCTGTAGTGCCAG GATTCAGGAAAATGGCTCCCTTATCACCATCCTCGTCATTGCTGGTGTCTTCTGGGTTCACCGGCTCATCAAGTTCATCTATAACATTTGCTGCTACTGGGAGATCCACTCCTTCTACCTGCATGCTCTGCGCATCCCCATG TCTGCACTTCCATACTGCACGTGGCAAGAAGTACAGGCCCGGATTGTGCAGACCCAGAAGGAGCACCAGATCTGCATCCACAAGCGTGAGCTAACAGAGCTGGACATCTACCACCGCATCCTCCGTTTCCAGAACTACATGGTGGCACTGGTTAACAAATCCCTCCTGCCTCTGCGCTTCCGCCTGCCCGGTCTCGGGGAGGTTGTCTTCTTCACTCGGGGCCTCAAGTACAACTTCGAGCTGATCCTCTTTTGGGGACCTGGCTCTCTGTTTCTCAATGAATGGAGCCTCAAGGCTGAGTACAAACGTGGGGGACAACGGCTTGAGCTGGCCCAGCGTCTCAGCAACCGCATCCTGTGGATTGGCATCGCCAACTTCCTGCTGTGCCCCCTCATCCTCATCTGGCAGATCCTCTATGCCTTTTTCAGTTACGCCGAGGTGCTGAAGCGGGAGCCAGGGGCCCTGGGAGCACGTTGCTGGTCCCTCTACGGCCGCTGCTACCTCCGCCACTTCAACGAGCTGGAGCACGAGCTACAGTCCCGCCTCAACCGAGGCTACAAGCCCGCATCCAAGTACATGAATTGCTTCTTGTCACCTCTGCTGACACTGCTGGCCAAGAACTGCGCCTTCTTTGCTGGCTCCATCCTGGCCGTACTTATTGCCCTCACCATCTACGACGAAGACGTGTTGGCTGTGGAACACGTCCTCACCACTGTCACGCTCCTGGGGGTCACCGTGACCGTGTGCAG GTCCTTTATTCCGGACCAGCACATGGTGTTCTGCCCTGAGCAGCTGCTCCGCGTGATCCTCGCTCACATCCACTACATGCCTGACCACTGGCAGGGTAATGCCCACCGCTCGCAGACCCGGGACGAGTTTGCCCAGCTCTTCCAGTACAAGGCA GTGTTCATCTTGGAGGAGTTACTGAGCCCCATTGTCACACCCCTCATCCTCATCTTCTGCCTGCGCCCACGGGCCCTGGAGATTATAGACTTCTTCCGCAATTTCACCGTGGAGGTCGTTGGTGTTGGAGATACCTGCTCCTTCGCTCAGATGGACGTTCGCCAGCATGGGCACCCCCAG TGGCTATCCGGTGGGCAGACGGAGGCCTCAGTGTACCAGCAAGCCGAAGATGGGAAGACAGAGTTGTCGCTCATGCACTTTGCCATCACCAACCCCGGCTGGCAGCCACCACGTGAGAGCACGGCCTTCCTAGGTTTCCTCAAGGAGCAAGTTCAGCGGGATGGAGCAGCTGCAGGCCTTGCCCAAGGGGGTCTGCTCCCAGAAAATGCCCTCTTTACGTCCATCCAGTCCTTACAATCTGAGTCTGAG CCACTGAGCCTTATTGCAAATGTGGTAGCTGGCTCATCCTGCCGGGGCCCCCCACTGCCCAGAGACCTGCAGGGCTCCAGGCACAGGGCTGAAGTCGCCTCTGCCCTGCGCTCCTTCTCCCCTCTGCAGCCTGGTCAGGCTCCCACAGGCCGGGCTCCCAGCACCATGACAGGCTCTGG GGTGGATGCCAGGACAGCCAGCTCCGGGAGCAGTGTGTGGGAAGGACAGCTGCAGAGCCTGGTGCTGTCGGAATATGCATCCACTGAGATGAGCCTGCATGCCCTCTATATGCACCAG CTCCACAAGCAGCAGGCCCAGGCTGAACCTGAGCGGCATGTGTGGCACCGCCGGGAGAGTGATGAGAGTGGGGAGAGTGCCCCCGAAGAGGGGGGAGAGGGTGCCCGGGGTCCCCAGCCTATCCCCTGCTCCGCCAGCTATCCCTGTGCTGCACCCCGGCCTGGAGCTCCTGAGACCACTGCCCTGCAGGGGGGCTTCCAGAGGCGCTACGGAGGCATCACAG ATCCTGGAACAGTGCCCCGGGCTCCCTCTCACTTCTCTCGGCTGCCCCTTGGAGGATGGGCTGAAGATGGGCAGTCAGCATCAaggcacccagagcccgtgcctGAAGAGGGCTCAGAGGATGAGCTTCCCCCTCAGGTGCACAAG GTATAG